The genomic DNA AGACCATCTACGACCTTTTCCAGAGGACCTTCTCTGAGACCAGGGATGACGTTGATGAAGTTTTGCTTTTGGAGGCAGCTGATGCTTGCTGTGAGTTTGACTCTGGCAGTGCCTTGCAAGATGCAGAAGGAGAGACGTGTCCAGTGAGTCCCCCCAGAAAGCGGCGGATTGAGgagttttttaaagtttaatggtgacagaaaaagagaaggtggCTAagagttttttaattaaaaaaagagacaacaaaaGCAATCAAGtgctattttttcagttttcaaaaataaaagactaaGTTTTCTGTATCTCTAGTGCGTTTCATCTTAAAGGGTGAGAAGGCAATCTGACAGCGTGACAGATGAGCAGCGCACACCTGGCAGCCTGCAGGTTTCGCAGTCCTGCTTTCGCTGATGAGCGAGTGGCCATGGGCAAGTAGCATGCTGCTTTGTTTCAGCATGTCAGCTTCCACAGTTGTTCTGTTCAAAAAGCAGGTAATGGTTGTCAGTCCATAAGGCAGAACTGTTGTGAAAACTAACTTCTCAGCAGCTGCAGAGTGCTTTTCATAACCAGTCTTCCATCTCCAAGAGTTTTAGTTTGTATTTGTAGGAGTCAGTTAACTGGAAAAATTTGGCCCTTACTTGGGTCACTCACAGACTGGCTCTCTGGTATTCAGTTTGGCAGCGAGGAGAAAGGATCCAGACAGATCCTTGATGTTTTgtggaggtgggggagagaagggagagcccCAGACTTTTGTCTGTGCAGAGCAGTCAGTACCTTGAAACCAAGTGGTATAACTGTCTGCCAGGAGGTGTGTGGTGCCTGTTAGGCACATGTCTGTGTGAGCACACTCATCTCTGGCCTCATCTGCTAAATTTTAGGATTTGCTCCATGGCACGTGCTTCTTGTGTCAGTGGAGGGTGAAGCTTGTGCTGACTGCCAGGGATTAAGCCTGGCTTCTCAGGAAGGGTGTGTGGGTGTGCGTGTGTTTTCTTCAAGAATTGAGACTGATTTCCACAGATGAGTGGGGAGAGGAGGACATGTGCGGacttttgctcttgttttgtaAGAAACCGATTCTGGACTAAGCTGTTTAAATAAAAGTTGTTATAAGTCATGGTTACCAAGCTTTCGgtactttttctgtttcagaatttcATCTCCCATTTGGACCTTAAGCTTGAGAAATATGTGATGCAGTGGAAATATTAGCaggtttttgaaaaatatttacaatggcTGTAAGATAGGTCTTTTGGGGGACTGTTTCGTGCTTTCTAAACTCATCAACTTTCAGAAGCGAAACTCCCATGATAATTTGCTTATAGATGAATCAACAACTACTTTCATAAGACATTTAGGTTGGTACTTTAGGACCTGTTATTTGCTCCCATTACAGCTCTGTGCAGGTTACACTGAGAATGCCAAAAGCAGCACTGTTGCCTGATGCAGTGACTGAAATGCCAGGTTTTGATTTGTGATAGTCTCTGTCATGCTCTCCGCCCTGTGAACTGGGAGACCTGAACTCTCAGCATCGGTGCTGCCTGAACAAACCTGCTCTTTGGTTCTTTTCAGGAGCTTGTGACACATTCATTATGCCTTGGCCATGGCTTGATTCCACTTCACAGCAGTGATGTctctgcaaaaactctaggggcCACTTTTGTTGTGGGCTTGTTGTAAAGGCAAATGGCTCTGTTTATCACAACTGGTCTTTTCAGGCATCTCTGCAtggtcatctttattttttttgtgtattcttGCCAGTGCAGTGTAGCGTGATCCCAAATTAATGTCTTTCATACTTCTGGTTTTAGTACTAGAAGTTACTTGGAAATGGGCTAGTGTTAAGCAAATGTGACCAGGGAGTACAGGAGAAGGTGTCATTTCACAGAGGTATGAGTTAGCTATGTTTTACAGCCATAATCTGTagagaagggtggggggaaagcaaACTGAAAGCTTACGTTTAGCTTCTGGAGGCTAGGAGCTAAAATGCTGTGCAGGCAGCGTGCTTGGCTGTGCGCAGATACCAGACACTGACAAAAAGCCCTCTCTTTCatgctggaggagaaaaaaggttGTGCTACTAGATCAACCTGATAATAACtgagatattttttcctgcatcaaAGGGTTTGATTATGCCATTTTCAGCAAGTGTCGTCATGGAAATGCCCTGCAGGCTGTGTATGCAATTGTGCTGGGTGGAGACTTGCTTTTCATTCATGACTGCAGAAGGTGCTTTGGTGTGTGTGCAAGTGAAGAGGAGTAGGACCAAGGATCGTGTGACTGGCCAACTGGAGGAAATGCTTTGTCTCTGGATTTGAGACCGAGCGCTAAACATCATCTCTTGTGCTCCAACAGCTGGCCAGGAGATAAATGCACACTTTTcgacattttaaaaatgtctttcttcttgAACATAGAGTATTTAATCTGTTTCTAGGACACGTGATCTCTCTACTTGCAGAGAGGGTTGTTCTGAGTAAGGGGTGAGAAATGTTGCTGTGTgcctactggaaaaaaaaaacctggaagacATTATTTGTGTACCCATATTGTTGTCTCCTTTAGGAGTAGTTCTCTTCCTCCTTGTAAAGCTACAGCTacttcaaaacagtatttttctgaaatctgcTGAAAGTACCCTTGGAGAATTCTGCTTCTCATAAACTCAATTTATCTTATCCATCTGTTGATAAATCCCAGCCCTGTTAGAGGAACGCTAGGTATACTCTTTCTTTGTTAGGACCCATAAAATCTCAGATGGTTTGCTGCAGCGTTACAAAGGCTCTTCAAGTACACTTGAGGTTCACTTTATCCTTACTAGatgaaaaaggggagaagaatCTTGCTGGAAAGTGCTTTTAGTCCTTACATCAAGGGATTGGGAAGACTGTGCAGGCCTTAGCCAAATTAGACCATTAGTCTGTCGTTAATATGGTGAGGAGGCAGCTGGGAAGCTGCCAGCAGGCTCAGCCAGACTCTCCAAGGCTTGCTGATGAGAATGTGTCCAAAGCAGCGTGCAGGTGGCCAGTGAGACCCCCAGGCAGGCTCAGGAATGTGCAGTGCTCTTGGGGACTCTTACACCTGCGCGTTGAAGATGGTATAGCTGTAGGTAGCTTTTTGGCATCATCTAAAGCCCAGTAAAGGGAAGGACCCATCTTAGTGGATTTTGGAGCGTTTTACTGTGACTGGGTGCCTGCTCGTATGCCTGTGTCTGTCCTCTCACCCTTATTGGAGAAAGGCCTGTTTTCAGGAAGGATGCCAAATCAGGGACAACAGGTAAAAATACCTGGACAATAAAATGAGGCAGTTCGAACTCCGTCTTCAGCGTATGAAGCCGGCCAGACTGGGGCATGCAGAAGAGTTGAAAGTGGTGGACTGTGGAGGCCAGGCTTTTGGGGCTGTCCTGGCCTGTCTGCATCCATCCATCTTCTTGGTCACTTGGAAACGTGCGTTTattttggcagtgctgggaaTGGCTGTTGTCTGAGGGGGCTGGGCTCGGCTGTTGGCGGAGCTGGCTGTAATACTGGTAGATGAAGGATGTGACCACGCGCTGTACTGTCACAGCGAACTTTAACTCTGTAGATACAGGCTGGAGAATAGCAGTAAATCCTCTGTCCTGGATGTATTGGCtgacaattttattatttttttttcaccaaacagTCATAAAGGAGCTAAaggaactttttattttcttctttttttttttttcttttaatacgtCGGTATCAAAGATGTATCCAGTGAGTCATCGTTATGATGAGGATCTGAAAAGGGCAAATATATTCCCAGGATATATCAAATGAGATTTTGACTCAGCAGAGGGAGATATAAATACTGTTGCTGAGCCCTCAGCTGGAACAGGGCTCTGGCCTGCCAGCTCTCGGGAGGACCCGCTGGGATGGCAGGAGAACTTGCAGGGATCGTCGGGGAACAGGGAGCCTGGCGCAACACAGGCAATTAAAAATGTGAGTGTTCAAACTCTCAAAGCAAGAGCCAAGAGGGGATGTGGCATCTGTCCACAAACACCTCTAAAAATACGGACCCTAGCCAGGGAAAGGCTAATATAGTGGCATAGTCATTAATTCACTATTAATTAAAGAGACTGCAAATGAAGAGGAGGGTCATCGTGGGTCGAggcagctggggtggggatggatggggaggaaaaggaacTGCAAAAAGTACCTGGGGATGGTTTCTGAGGGTGGGctgggcagccctggctcctgggCGAGAGGGGATGAGCTGCAGCTGGCTCTGCGCACCGGAAACCTCCACTAACGGGATTACATTTCTTAATGGAGGTTAACGGGTTGTTAATCCTGTTACGAGCGTTGCAGCTCGGCGGCATTAGTACATGTTTGAGTGCCCATGTTGGGTCCAAGTGGCGCAGGAGCCCTCCCAGTGCCGACCCCGGGATTTGGTCCCGGTGGGCTCCAGTGCCCCAGCGCCGGGAGTCATGGCACATAGAGGCTGTGATGGATGGTTGTCCCAGCACGGAAtgacccctggaagtgttcaaggccaggctggatggggctttgagcagcctggtctagtgggaggtgtctctgcccgtggcagggggctggaaccaggtgatctttaaggtcccttccaacccgaaccactcgaggcctcacctcgagtactgtgttcagttctgggcccctctgtacattgaagtgctggagtgtgtccagaggagagctaccaggctgatgaggggtctggagaccaggtcatatgaggagaggctgagggagctgggcatgttttgcttggagaagaggaggctgaggggagacctcattgccctctacaactacctgaaaggaggctgtagagaggtgggtgttggcttCTTCTCCCTGGTGaatgatgacaggaccagaggaaatggtctgaagttgcagcaggggaggtttagattagatattaggaagaattactttactgaaagagtggtcaggccctggaacagcctgcccagggaggcggttgagtcaccatccctagaggtgtttaagaaacgtctagattttgcacttcagggcatgctctagtggcagagattataGGTTGTttctttgtggtggttttttgtgctgtttttgtttggttggttgggtttttttggtgtgtgtatggttgggctcaatgatctcaaaggtcctttccaaccatgaagattctatgattctgtgaaggtgGGTAGATGCTGTGGTTGCACCTGGCTAGGTTACCTTGAAACCTCTGGGTTTTGGGCTGGTGTGGTTTAAGAGTAGAATTCAtcctcactgattttttttttttttttttttttaatacatatattttaaaattacttttgttttttagCCTTTCTGAAGCTCTGGTCTGGTTtgctgttccttttttatttctaactACTACttattctcttaaaaaaaaaaaaaacaaaaaaacaaacaaacaaaccctgagGTGTGTGAATGTAACCGCTCCGTCTCCTTTCCTGGTGGGACCTCCTTGGGTGGAAATCCAGGAATCTTGAGCTCTCGCGCTGCAGCTCGCTGCTGGGGCTGCAAAACCCTTGGGTTTCGCACCGATACACGGTGTTTTCTGCGCGAGGCACCTTCCAACGTCAAGCTGCGGCTGCGCTCCGGTGTGTGCGCTTCGGGCTTGAGAGAACCCCATAGTCACGGCAGAAACGTATAGACGGAATGTACAGCGCCGACCATAGAGCACCGCACCGCCAGGCTGCAGACAGACCCGCTCCGAGTCCCGTCCGCTCCACGCGCCGTCGCCTCTTCGTCACTTCCGGCAGCGACGGCCTATACTGCGCCTGCGCAGTCGGAGTTTCCTCTCTCCGCCTCGGCGCCGGGCAGGAAGATGGTGAGTGGCGCTGGGGGGCCGGGGTCTATCCGCCGCCATCCGCCTCGGGGCCGCCGCGTTGGGAcggcggggcacggcggggggcgggccggggcgcgGTGTGGACCCCGTCCCCGAGCAGGCCTCGTCCCTCCCGCGCTGGGCTGCCAGAGGGGCTCCGTGCCGCCTGGGTGGCCTGTGGGAGGTGGCCGCAGTGAGGGGAATGGCGGCCGGGGGAGCCGCTGGAAGGCCGAATAGGCGTCCTGGGAGGAGGCCGGGCCCCGGTTCGGAGCGGGCTGGGCGGTAAGGCGCTGGCGGCGCCTTAAGTGTGGGAGCTGGCCCTGAGGAAAGAGGTAGCTTTGCTCGGGCTCGGATGCGGGCCTCTGCCTCGGGCGCCCCGGCAACGGCTGGGAGGCTGCGGCAGCGTGAGCCTCTCGCCGTTTCATAACCAACAGTATTTACAAGGGCAAGGAGAGGCGTTTGTGGGCTGCAGCGCTCCTTTCGATCGCTTTGCTGTCATGTGTCAGGAGAGGGGAGCAGCCGAGGAGATGGCCGGCCATCTCAGTGAAATTGAAGCTCGTTCTGGTTTGCCTCCCAACAGGCTAAGCGCACCAAGAAGGTTGGGATTGTGGGTAAATATGGTACCCGATACGGTGCGTCCCTTAGGAAAATGGTGAAGAAGATTGAAATTAGCCAGCATGCCAAGTATACCTGCTCTTTCTGTGGCAAGGTGAGAGACCTCCTTCCCTAaaatagccattaaaaataactttgttattgATGCTAGAAATGCAATGTGATGTTTTGGTAATTTTTCTACCAAAGAGATAACTCGACTAGTTTTGAGACAGTGATTAGTTTATTGTGAGCTATAGGCTACTGTCAGAATCCCTTATAAAACTAAAAGAATTCGTAGACGTTTCATGTGCTTGCTTAGCGGttgttaaatgaaaacaaacataaattatatttcattatacAAAATAGGGAAATGTTGTCATATTATACACTTCAGGTATCTAATAAAAACATGTGACAGAATTAAAACAACACACTTGTTATCCTGATAATTAAGGCAtgacttgggctttttttttttttttttattctcttcagtaACTTTATGGCTTGCTCGGGGGAGGAAGAGAGCTTGCTTTTCACGCTGAAAACTTTTGATTGCAGTTGCTTACTTGTATTTGTGTACTGTATAACTCTGGATGGGAAAGAATTTCTGATAAGTAATCTTATCTGCTCATAATCAAAATTGACTCTTAAATCTGGTTTTTGACAGTTTGAAAGGCCCATCAGATTGTGCTTTGCCCAGATAATTCTTATTGTTATCTGTAAAGTAGGCGTCTTTAAGCAGCTGGAAATTTAAAAAGATTTCCATCTAGTTTCTTCAATATTTTAGCCTCTTTCTCATGTGAAGTGAGAATGTTGATAAGCCCATTTGCAGAGCTGTCTAAATCCAGTATGGGTCTAGCAAACCCCCTGTCATCTTTGCAAGGTGATGGAGACTTGCCTGGGTTGAAAGGAGCTCAGTACCCACTGCTTGCTCTTTAGATGCTATTCAAAGGGGGGCTGGTTTAGAGCAATCTTGGGGTGTCCAGGGACCACTAACAGCAGCGATGTTACAGTGGTCATCAAACCAGGTGAGAATATCAGTTATTATGACCAATGTAACTTCTTactatttttctccttcaaaaagaGCTGAATTTTTGATGATGCACTTAAAAATGACCCGCTCTATATCTGGATGAAAAAGTGTTTCAGAAGGACTTTCCCTGttctgaaaaatctgaataaaaacaTTCCCTGATCCTTGCCTGTCTTAACAAAACTTAGAGGTGATGATGTTGGTGTGATGCTGAAGTCCTCGCTGGAAGTTTGTTGTTTGGCCTTTTCAGCTGATGgagaatgcatttattttttttccccttcttttcttatGACAGACCAAAATGAAGAGGAAGGCTGTGGGTATCTGGCACTGTGGATCCTGCATGAAGACAGTTGCTGGTGGTGCCTGGACTTACAAGTAAGGAATTCAAGAAACTCCTATCAGCATTTATTCTCATATAGCTGAGGcataatacagctttttttttttttttaaatctgctaaCCATTAAGTAGATCTGTCTTGAGTTAGTGATACATGGGAGTTTTTTTGCCTGCATTGTTAAAATTTGATCGGAATGGATCAAATTGTATTTGATCGCAATTCTTTCCAGTATCTGTTGTCCAGCTTCTGAGAACGTTGCATTTTATCCATCATATTACTGCTGCTGGCTTTGGTGGTCCCTCCAAAATTTCTTTATCTCTCTGGGCTTTattaaaacagttgttttattCTCAAAAAATGCAAGCTCTGCATCTTTTCCCAAACTTCAGATAAAGAAGTGGAAACATCTGCAAGtgttgaaacaaatatttttatttaagtagtCTCTTTTATGCCTTGTCTGTAGTAGCATTTCTTACTTGAGATGCGAACTACAGTTGTTGTTTGTACGAGGTTTTATGCTTGGGCCAGTTTTTTGGTGATGTggaagagaaggagcagagaggctgGCTCGTGCATCCAGCTGTCTCGGGGTGGAGTTACCTGTATGGGTGACACCTGACAGATGTGCCTCTGACCTGCTCTAAAAAGAGCTTCAGTAGTTTCTAATAGATAATGCCTCTGAGCTGgggattatttttccttccttgattCTTTTGGCTATAAAAAATTTAATTGTGTAAGGGAACTCTTACTTCTTTTAAAGCCTAAGCAGCATTTTTTTGTGATTACTACCCTAGCTTTTTCAGTCCAGAGACACAGATACAGTAGGCAAAATCGGGTTTACTCCAAGGAGGATTATTTCcatcttttgtttttgttttaaaagcattgagTCATTATCATCCTTCTTGTGATGGTGCCCTTGCTTACtccctttctttgctttccttcccccccctcctccaatTCTGGTAGAAGACACTGTTGCCCCACACGTAACAGTCGCTAGGAATTTGAGCCCACGCGCTTGTGCATGTAGTCGATGCATGACTGGATAATTTGGGTTGAGATGTAGCTTGTGAGGTTGCGTGTGCTTCTGTAGACAAAGGCCTACGCTTTGTTGTCATGAAAATCAAAGTAGAATTAGTCCCCTGTTGACAGTGCAATCAGGCGATAACTATTTGAAATGATTAGTGCTTTCTCCAAAAAATAACACTGGCGCGGGTTGTTTTACTGCCACGTGCAGATGACTCTGCTTCTTCTTCCAGTACCACCTCTGCAGTGACAGTCAAATCTGCCATCAGAAGACTGAAGGAACTGAAGGACCAGTAGAAGCTATATCCTGTTCTCCTTGTGAAACTTCCCTTTTTTCCACTGTCAAGATCTGTCCTTTTAACAATAAAAAGGTGATAATGGAGTGGAATCACATTCATCTTTTTACGGAAAGCCCTGTCCGTCTTGCTGTACTGTATTTATTAGTTTGGAGGCATATTAGTTCTATCCAGTAGTTGAGTGGCTCTTGTTACTGGTGAAGCCATTAAAACCCACTTTTCCTTTCCAGTTAATTGCATACTTTGTTGCTTGAATGTGCTGAGGTGAATCTGAGGAAAGCTCAAATAGCTTGAAGAAGGCTGGCACTTATTGATATGTCCCTCATGTCTCTGCCTTGAGGAATAGCGTAGAGCTCCATGAGTGGAGGAATGGACAGATgtaaggggggaagagagaacgTAGAAAACATCACTCTGCCTCTGCCCATTTGCCTTTGAGGAGGGCTCAGGGGAGTAGGGCGCGTGCTGCAAGATGGACAGAAGAGGAGCATCGTGACTGGCTTGGGGGCAGAGATTGGAATGGTGAAAGAATAGCTATTGTCCTCTGCTGGCTGGTGCCACTACTTTCCAGTGCCAGCTACAGATGATTGCTTAGTATAGCCCATAGCGTATTCTCCTCTCTGCAGATCTCAAGGTTAGTTCACCTGAACGTGCTCTGTGGCTTGCACTTAGGTCTGATGGCAGGCTGCCGTGTCTGTCTGTTGAAGTTCCCTAATCCATACCaagttgcaaaaataaatttgcatgttTAGCCACCTCCTGGAACATTCACTCTTagaggaaaagctgctgtttTAATTAATAATTGTCTCCAGATTATCTCTTTAGACTACCAAGCTAAAGGTGCCCAAAGTGTTTTTTATGGTCTGTTTGTCAGGTGAGTTTCGATTTGGTTTGAGGTGttttttcgttgggtttttttattttttctgtttgggcTTTTTGCAACTGCAGCACCTTTCCTGTCCTTAGCAGTACAGGTCAGAAAAGACAAGTCTTGGTAATAACTTTGATAGCTGCTGGAGGAAAAATCATAAGCAGGTAGCATAGTGGTTGCTTGCTCTTGCGCCAACTTAAGCTTTAAATAGATTTGAGTGGTGATGAGCTACGGCAATAATGTCATTAATGAGCCTGACATCTTTGAGAGAGGTTCAGAACTGGACTCAAGTAGGAACCTTTTCCCAAGCTGCAAAAAGACTGTGGCTCAGAAGTTCGACTGCAGTGTCCCTGAATGTGTttcctaaacttttttttaattcggTGCTCTAAACTTCCCTTACTAAAGTACATTCATGTGTTCAGGTATCCAGTGTCATTCATACCAACCTGCGTGTCTTTCATGTCCTCCCAACAGTGACAAGGGTGGTTCCCTGGGACTTGCACAATCCGCTTTCTGGGAGAGAGCAAGCTGCCCATTTCTGCACTGACACACCTTGTTCTGCCTGTAGTGCAGTGTGAAAGAGTTGTGTGACAGGCTTGACATGGAGGTGGCAGTGGGTGGCTCTGCTTAGAAGCAGTGGCTCATTTTTGTATAGGTAGATGAATGCCATCATGGCCTTCTCTGCACATGTGTCTTCTGTTAATGGGGTTACAGGGAAACCTTTTCTTGCATGACAAGCCCGCAGCAGCTTTCTCTAGGTACTTGTCAGACCTCCCAGCTTAGTCCTGGGCACTGCTGTTGCTGGTCTTGGTTGGTgctaaccagctttcttggggtgCCATCTCCAAGCTGCCTTGACCTTTCTTTGCAGTTACAAGGTTTCTGTTCCTTTGGGAATTCCTTACATACCTGTGTGTGGATAGCTGGAACAGCTCAAGGAACCAGCTTTTtctcctgctggctgctgctcccactgaagATTGGGTGAATGGTGCGTGAGGATGGCTTACACTAGTGTGAGGATATCTCAGCTGCTGATTTCCCTCCGTGAGTTTATTAAGAAGGGGTGCTGCCCTGGGTTTGGCTTACCTTCCTACATAGGTTCATGAAGTGCTGTGGTCCAGGAACTGCTTTGCGGGTTAACTGAGCCATCCTTCAGGGAAACctcagagggaaggaagggttgGGGAGCTGGTACAGACTGGATGTCCAGAAACAGCTCTGTCCCCCCTCTTGGATCTCCAGGAAAAGGGGTGAGGTGGATGGGATGAGCTGAGCGAGCTCAGGAGGTATTGGCTGCTCATCTGTGCATCACCTTGGGAGAGCGCTTTTGAGAGGGTTTCTGAGCAGTGACAACACTTCTTAAACTGCATCAAAATAAAGGCAACTTCCAGTGTGCTAAACGTGTCTCCATGTGAGACCTTTTGTTGGGAAACAGCTTGGAAACAGCAGCCCAGCTTCCTGGGTGGTGGGCTTGTGGATTGGAGGGGAAAATGCTGTTTCCAGTGGAACTGCAAAAGAGGTCCAGAACTCCAGCTCCACCTGCATGAGGTGTTCCTATTGAAGCAAAATTTCACAGGGACCTGCAGTGGTACAGGGGCCGTGGATGTGGCTCATCTGCTACAGGGAAGTCACTGCTGTGCCTCAGCAATCCGCCAGTGAAAAGTGCTGCTCAGTCCTTGGAAGAGCTGCAGGTGTCCTCTGGTTGAACATGTCCTCCTCTCTTCTGGAGTTCTTGAGCTGCTAAAACCAGATGTAAGTGACGAGCTGGTGAGTGTGCTTCGGGCAAATTCGGCTTTACTGGCTGTCTCAAAGGCTTGTAGCTGGCTGTGAGAGCTGCAGTGTGGAGGGGTGTTACCGGCTCTCGCTGCCTTTACGAGCAGGATAGTGTTGTCCTGGATCTTGCCTTTTATTCTTGACTCAGCGTGCTTGGGTCATGTTTCCatgtctctctctcccctcccagttcTGGGTGCTGAGATAGGACTCTGCACACCTCTGTGTTTCCTTTGTTAATGCAGAGGTTGTAATTAAAGTACAGGTTTCTAATTAAAGCCCACTCCACTGCTATGAAGTAGCCGTAACAGGTCCAGAGGATATGTTCTGCTATGTTGATACCTCAGGGTGATTACACAGGTATCTTATCTAGGGTGACTTCTATTCCTGCTGAGAAAGTTATTAGTTACCTTTGGGATTAATATTTGTGGAGCGTGGAAGCTGGGCACGGTGGAAATAGGAAGAGAAGATAAGGAtgggccagcaggttgagggaggtgatgctacccctctggtgagaccccacctggagcactgcctgCAGCtcgagtcctcagcacgagaatgacatggacctgttggaacgggtccagcagaggcccacgaaaatgatcagagggctggagcacctctcctatgaggacaggctgagagagttggcgttcttcagcctggagaagagaaggctccagggagaccttatagccccttccggtacctgaagggggtttacagaaaggatggggagggactctttatcagggagtgtagtgataggatgaggggtagcggttttaaactgaaagagatttaaactgaaagattttgattagatatttggaagaaattttttaccctgggggtggtgaggcagtggaacaggttgcctagagaagttgtggctgtcccatccctggaagtgttcaaggccaggctggatgaggctttgaggatcctggtctagtgggaggtgtccctgcccatggcaggggggttggaacgagatgatctttaaggttccttctaacccgaaccattctgtgacgtgagatgggtttttttgatctgGACTGTGTGGTCCTACCTGCACCCCTGCATGGGCTGCGCCCGCAACACTCCTGGGGTGGTTGTGTTCTCCCAGGAGCGTCCTGGTAGTCTGACCTGCTCCTGAGCAGAGGCGTTTTGGTGCCGGTGAACCTTCATGGCTGCCAACTGGGCACATTTCCCCAAAGCGAgagcagggagcaggaaggaTGCTGTGGTCGAAGCACCGTCACCCGGCAATGCTGCGAGCGGCCAGCGGGCGACACTGCCGCTCTGCCGCTCGGTCGTGCGAGGCTGCTGCTTGGCTGCATCTTCCCGGCTTCCCTTCCCGCTCAGGAGAAAGGCTCTCCTCACCTGTACGCCTACTATAACTTCTTAGCTCGGCTTTTCACGCTTCCCCCCCTAAAACAAACCGTGACAGTGATTTTAGACAGAAACAGGGGGCTGTGCCAAAAGAGATCAGGAGGTAGAAATACAAATGGGGAGCTTGGAGATGGGGGTTTTGTGGTCCCTTGTCACCTCTAACAGAGCTGAATTTCTGTTATTGCTCTGTCCAAACCTTGTATATATCCTAGGGGAATTTGTTGTATCAACAACTATGTGATTTGGCCAGGTGATCCTCAAAATTTATTTCCTCTGGGAATCTAGGGTGAAAACAGGAATTCTTAGCAATTTTACTTACTGCTTTCGGTATGCTTGTTGTTGAGCCTTAGTCAGGAACTTGGATAGAGTTGTCTTGGATGCTGTAGAAGCAGAGCACGAAGTGCTGACATCTGCCTTGGAGGGTGTGA from Chroicocephalus ridibundus chromosome 7, bChrRid1.1, whole genome shotgun sequence includes the following:
- the RPL37A gene encoding large ribosomal subunit protein eL43, producing the protein MAKRTKKVGIVGKYGTRYGASLRKMVKKIEISQHAKYTCSFCGKTKMKRKAVGIWHCGSCMKTVAGGAWTYNTTSAVTVKSAIRRLKELKDQ